A stretch of Flavobacterium sp. N2270 DNA encodes these proteins:
- a CDS encoding NUMOD4 motif-containing HNH endonuclease: MSHFITEQWKEYELEVPGKVRYAVSNLGRLKSFTSNIKEGRLLKPANNDGFPYFRYVRQTNNKKTVYAHAIHKMIGELFMAKESEEQTHVIHLDYDKTNNVITNLKWVTYQEMREHGYKSPHVAAGRKRAFEKFGPKNTKLREIDVIRLKRKLLDPNRKTRLRLIAKEFGITEMQLHRIKTGENWGHIKV, from the coding sequence ATGAGTCATTTTATAACAGAACAATGGAAAGAATATGAACTTGAAGTTCCAGGAAAAGTAAGATATGCTGTTTCTAATTTAGGTCGTTTAAAGAGTTTTACTTCTAATATTAAAGAAGGTCGATTATTAAAACCTGCAAATAATGATGGATTTCCTTACTTTAGATACGTTAGGCAAACCAATAATAAAAAGACAGTTTATGCGCATGCAATTCATAAAATGATAGGTGAATTGTTTATGGCTAAAGAATCTGAAGAGCAAACGCATGTAATTCATTTAGATTATGATAAAACAAATAATGTTATAACTAATTTAAAATGGGTTACTTACCAAGAAATGAGAGAGCACGGTTATAAAAGTCCGCATGTTGCAGCAGGAAGAAAAAGAGCTTTTGAAAAATTTGGACCAAAAAACACTAAATTAAGAGAAATTGATGTTATTCGTTTGAAGAGGAAACTACTCGATCCAAATAGAAAAACTCGTTTGCGCTTAATTGCTAAAGAATTTGGAATTACAGAAATGCAATTGCATAGAATTAAAACAGGAGAAAACTGGGGACATATTAAAGTTTAA
- a CDS encoding agmatinase family protein — MTKQQIIDTFDPSKPGLADATVFGLPFSAEQSEIIVIPVPWEVTVSYGAGASEGPDAILEASFQVDLNHQEFPELWKLGIFMDDAPSHWATNSEKYKSLAQPIIEAQENGEDISTFPALQNDLDKINKICRELHTEVKERTQYWMNKGKKVVLLGGDHSTPLGYYEALASQHESFGILHLDAHMDLRIAYEQFTYSHASIMYNALKLPQISKIVQVGIRDFCEEEVGVVKSENGRVLVHTDTDLKKQLFEGNTWQHLCDNIINSLPKKVCVSFDIDGMDALYCPNTGTPVPGGFTYEMATYLFSRLAETNKEIIGFDLVEVAPGENGDWDGNVGARMLFHMCGMLAKSQKMNVGEKINFLK, encoded by the coding sequence ATGACAAAGCAACAAATTATAGATACATTCGATCCTAGTAAACCAGGATTAGCAGATGCAACTGTTTTTGGATTACCATTTTCTGCAGAACAAAGCGAAATTATAGTAATTCCTGTTCCATGGGAAGTTACGGTGAGTTATGGAGCTGGCGCTTCAGAAGGTCCAGATGCAATTTTAGAGGCTTCTTTTCAAGTAGATTTAAACCATCAAGAATTTCCTGAATTATGGAAATTAGGAATTTTTATGGATGATGCTCCATCACATTGGGCAACTAATTCTGAAAAATATAAAAGCTTAGCACAGCCTATTATTGAAGCACAAGAAAATGGAGAAGATATTTCAACTTTTCCAGCATTACAAAACGATTTAGATAAAATCAATAAAATTTGTAGAGAATTGCATACTGAAGTAAAAGAAAGAACTCAGTATTGGATGAATAAAGGCAAAAAAGTAGTTTTATTAGGTGGAGATCATTCAACACCACTTGGATATTATGAAGCTTTAGCATCTCAACATGAATCTTTTGGAATTTTACATTTAGATGCACATATGGATTTAAGAATTGCCTATGAGCAATTTACTTATTCGCATGCTTCAATTATGTATAATGCTTTGAAACTTCCTCAAATTTCAAAAATTGTACAAGTAGGAATTAGAGATTTCTGTGAGGAGGAAGTTGGAGTTGTGAAAAGCGAAAACGGAAGAGTTTTAGTTCATACAGATACTGATTTAAAAAAGCAATTGTTTGAAGGGAATACTTGGCAACATTTATGCGACAATATTATTAATTCCTTACCTAAAAAAGTTTGTGTTTCTTTTGACATTGACGGAATGGATGCTTTATATTGCCCAAATACAGGAACACCAGTTCCTGGTGGATTTACGTATGAAATGGCAACTTATTTATTCAGTAGGTTGGCAGAAACAAATAAAGAAATTATTGGGTTTGATTTAGTTGAAGTTGCTCCGGGTGAAAACGGAGATTGGGATGGAAATGTTGGAGCTCGTATGTTATTTCATATGTGTGGAATGCTTGCGAAATCTCAAAAAATGAATGTAGGAGAAAAAATTAATTTTTTAAAGTAG
- the kynU gene encoding kynureninase has translation MKFENNLEFAKQLDAHDELNKYRNEFIFPQINNKDVIYFTGNSLGLQPKTAKKYVDEVMNDWANLAVEGHFYADKPWWDYHERFCQPLSEIVGAKPTEVGVMNTLTVNLHLLMVSFYNPTPNKFKIICEEKAFPSDQYMFQSQVKSRGFEPKDAIVEIKRREGEHNIRIEDILSKIEEIGDELALVLIGGVNYYTGQVFDMKTITEAGHKVGAYVGWDLAHAAGNIELELNKWGVDFAAWCSYKYMNSGPGNVSGYFVHEKHHEDKDLNRFAGWYGHNKERRFLMEPNFDAVHGANGWQVSNLPILSMAPYLASVDMFAEIGMKKIVKKRNLITSYLEFILHEIDAELEEAEFEILTPANQEERGCQLSVYLHGQGKELFHYLMKNGVVTDWREPNVIRLAPVPLYTSFEDMYNFGQILKKGILSK, from the coding sequence ATGAAATTTGAAAATAATTTAGAATTTGCAAAACAACTTGATGCTCATGATGAGTTAAATAAATACAGAAACGAATTTATTTTCCCACAAATAAATAATAAAGATGTAATCTATTTTACAGGAAACTCACTTGGCTTACAACCTAAAACCGCAAAAAAATATGTAGATGAGGTAATGAATGACTGGGCCAACTTAGCAGTTGAAGGACATTTTTATGCAGATAAACCTTGGTGGGATTATCACGAAAGATTTTGCCAACCGTTGAGTGAAATTGTTGGAGCAAAACCTACTGAAGTTGGTGTAATGAATACTTTAACGGTAAACTTACATTTACTAATGGTTTCGTTTTACAACCCAACTCCAAATAAATTTAAAATTATTTGCGAAGAAAAAGCTTTTCCTTCAGATCAATACATGTTTCAAAGTCAGGTTAAAAGTAGAGGTTTTGAACCAAAAGATGCAATAGTTGAAATAAAGCGAAGAGAAGGGGAACATAATATTCGTATTGAAGATATTTTAAGTAAAATAGAAGAGATTGGAGATGAACTAGCTCTTGTTTTAATTGGTGGAGTAAATTACTACACAGGTCAAGTTTTTGATATGAAAACGATTACCGAAGCAGGTCATAAAGTAGGAGCATATGTAGGTTGGGATTTAGCGCACGCTGCAGGAAATATCGAATTAGAACTAAACAAATGGGGGGTAGATTTTGCCGCTTGGTGTAGTTATAAATATATGAACTCTGGACCAGGAAATGTTTCTGGGTATTTTGTTCATGAAAAGCACCATGAAGATAAAGATTTAAATAGATTTGCCGGTTGGTACGGTCATAATAAGGAAAGAAGATTTTTAATGGAGCCAAATTTTGACGCAGTTCACGGTGCGAATGGTTGGCAAGTAAGTAATTTGCCCATTTTATCAATGGCACCTTATTTAGCATCTGTAGATATGTTTGCTGAAATTGGAATGAAAAAAATAGTTAAAAAAAGAAATTTGATTACTTCTTATTTAGAATTCATTCTACATGAAATTGACGCAGAACTAGAAGAAGCAGAATTTGAAATTTTAACTCCAGCAAATCAAGAAGAAAGAGGTTGTCAATTATCTGTTTATTTACACGGACAAGGAAAAGAATTGTTTCATTATTTAATGAAAAACGGAGTGGTAACCGATTGGCGAGAGCCAAATGTAATTCGTTTAGCTCCAGTTCCTTTATATACTTCTTTTGAAGATATGTATAATTTTGGCCAAATTTTAAAAAAAGGTATTTTATCAAAATAA